From Streptomyces fungicidicus, one genomic window encodes:
- a CDS encoding TIGR03086 family metal-binding protein: MNPITLDFGPQTRIVARLAEGVRDDRLADPTPCPQYAVRHLLGHLLGLAVAFRDAGRKDLGVTTDTGPQSALPDIGPGWREELPKVLDELAEVWREPAAWTGMTRAGGFDMPGEVTAAVAVDELVVHGWDLARATGQAYVPDPAALAASHAFLRAAAEESERGDGIFGPVVPVPSDAPLLDRTIGLSGRDPGWTRPA; encoded by the coding sequence ATGAACCCCATCACGCTCGACTTCGGACCGCAGACCAGGATCGTGGCGCGCCTCGCCGAGGGCGTCCGCGACGACCGGCTGGCGGACCCGACGCCCTGCCCGCAGTACGCCGTGCGCCATCTGCTCGGCCATCTCCTCGGGCTGGCCGTCGCCTTCCGGGACGCCGGACGCAAGGATCTGGGCGTCACCACGGACACCGGTCCGCAGAGCGCCCTGCCGGACATCGGACCCGGCTGGCGCGAGGAACTGCCCAAGGTGCTGGACGAACTCGCCGAGGTCTGGCGGGAGCCGGCGGCCTGGACCGGTATGACGCGCGCCGGGGGCTTCGACATGCCGGGCGAGGTGACCGCCGCCGTCGCCGTCGACGAACTGGTGGTCCACGGCTGGGACCTGGCCCGTGCCACGGGCCAGGCGTACGTGCCCGACCCCGCCGCGCTGGCGGCGTCGCACGCCTTCCTCCGTGCCGCCGCGGAGGAATCCGAGCGGGGCGACGGCATCTTCGGCCCCGTCGTCCCCGTCCCGTCCGACGCCCCGCTGCTGGACCGGACGATCGGCCTCAGCGGCCGGGACCCGGGCTGGACGCGGCCCGCGTGA
- a CDS encoding MFS transporter, with protein MTTTWTATRVLRDGNARLYLTGVVISGFGTSALWLASGVWVKDLTGSDGLAALCMLAMWAPTLAGPLLGTLADRFRRRTLLIAVSLLMAVLLLTLCSVDSPRGLWLLYAVLFVYGASGVVHDAAESALIAAAVDRSLLGDFNGLRMTANEGMKLLAPLAGAGLYAGYGGAGVVVLDAVTFLLATVVYACLRVREDRPPAPPDRVRGRTAEGVSYLWGHPALRPLVLAGGATMLCAGLSGALVYAVVDALGHSPAYAGVLYAVQGAGSVIVGLLSGAALRRLGERRFAAYGIAVLAVGVALRAVPDDPLAWVCCLAIGAGLPAVLIVALTAVQRETPGPLLGRVTATANTLVYTPNVVGLAAGAALVELFDHRLLLVVLGLALAATATTLLRHPAGDNRAVPAAPPGDGPA; from the coding sequence ATGACGACGACATGGACGGCGACCCGCGTGCTGCGGGACGGCAACGCCCGCCTGTACCTCACCGGGGTGGTGATCTCCGGCTTCGGCACCTCCGCGCTGTGGCTGGCCTCGGGGGTGTGGGTGAAGGACCTCACCGGCTCGGACGGACTCGCGGCGCTGTGCATGCTCGCGATGTGGGCCCCCACCCTGGCCGGACCGCTGCTGGGCACCCTGGCCGACCGCTTCCGCCGCAGGACTCTGCTGATCGCCGTGAGCCTGCTCATGGCGGTGCTGCTGCTCACCCTCTGCTCCGTCGACTCACCGCGCGGGCTGTGGCTGCTGTACGCGGTGCTGTTCGTGTACGGCGCGTCCGGCGTGGTGCACGACGCGGCCGAGTCGGCGCTGATCGCCGCCGCCGTGGACCGGTCCCTGCTCGGCGACTTCAACGGCCTGCGGATGACGGCCAACGAGGGCATGAAGCTGCTGGCCCCGCTGGCGGGCGCGGGCCTCTACGCCGGGTACGGCGGGGCGGGCGTCGTCGTGCTGGACGCGGTCACCTTCCTGCTCGCCACGGTCGTATACGCCTGCCTGCGGGTGCGGGAGGACCGCCCGCCGGCCCCGCCGGACCGCGTCCGCGGACGGACCGCCGAGGGGGTCAGCTACCTGTGGGGGCATCCCGCGCTGCGTCCGCTGGTCCTGGCGGGGGGCGCCACGATGCTCTGCGCGGGCCTCAGCGGGGCGCTGGTCTACGCCGTGGTCGACGCCCTCGGCCACTCCCCCGCGTACGCGGGTGTGCTGTACGCCGTGCAGGGCGCGGGGTCGGTGATCGTCGGCCTGCTCTCGGGTGCGGCCCTGCGCCGGCTCGGCGAACGGCGCTTCGCGGCGTACGGCATCGCCGTACTGGCCGTCGGGGTGGCGCTGCGCGCGGTGCCGGACGACCCGCTGGCGTGGGTCTGCTGCCTGGCGATCGGCGCGGGACTGCCCGCCGTGCTGATCGTCGCGCTGACCGCCGTGCAGCGGGAGACCCCGGGCCCGCTGCTGGGCAGGGTCACCGCCACCGCCAACACCCTGGTGTACACGCCGAACGTGGTCGGTCTGGCGGCGGGAGCGGCCCTGGTGGAACTGTTCGACCACCGGCTCCTGCTGGTCGTCCTGGGCCTCGCCCTGGCGGCGACGGCGACGACGCTGCTCCGGCACCCGGCGGGCGACAACCGCGCCGTCCCCGCGGCACCGCCGGGCGACGGCCCCGCCTGA